A single Augochlora pura isolate Apur16 chromosome 2, APUR_v2.2.1, whole genome shotgun sequence DNA region contains:
- the Kaz gene encoding E3 ubiquitin-protein transferase Katazuke translates to MSDVKSLEHPTLKVPYELLNKKFRSAQKTLDREGSHVLAAANELLKNDGTGVPAGEISRLLGGVVAKLQVLKRKAEESIAEELQAGMVCKRRLDHLKEHANTTPSVVNQWRRQRLDRMLIEYFLRKGYYKTATKLADSSELRGLTNIDVFMVSREVEKSLANHETARCVGWCHDNRSKLRKLGSTMEFNLRVQEFIQLVRADRRLDAVKHARKCFANYDDFQELHEIQCCMGQLAFPANTSLSPYKDLLDEKRWDRLIEQFRHENYRLFQLASQSVFTVALQAGLSALKTHQCYSANKEGRNPNCPVCNEPLNELAASLPFAHCSQSKLVCSISGKPLNEYNHPMMMPNGYVYGEQALEKMAQENNGTVICPKTKEVFPYKKIEKIYVM, encoded by the exons ATGTCAGACGTTAAAAGCCTTGAGCACCCAACGTTAAAG GTTCCTTACGAACTACTTAATAAGAAATTTCGTTCAGCTCAGAAAACTTTAGATAGAGAAGGTTCACATGTATTAGCAGCGGCCAATGAACTGTTAAAAAATGACGGGACAGGCGTTCCCGCAGGAGAAATAAGTAGATTATTAGGAGGTGTTGTAGCAAAACTTCAGGTTTTGAAAAGGAAAGCAGAAGAATCTATTGCGGAGGAGCTGCAAGCAGGAATGGTCTGCAAAAGACGATTGGATCATTTGAAAGAACATGCTAATACTACTCCAAGCGTTGTAAACCAATGGCGACGACAGAGACTTGATAGAATGttgatagaatattttcttcgtaaGGGTTACTATAAAACTGCAACAAAACTAGCAGACAGTAGTGAACTTAGAGGTTTAACAAACATAG atgtTTTTATGGTATCAAGGGAAGTTGAAAAATCTTTAGCAAACCATGAAACTGCAAGATGTGTTGGATGGTGCCATGACAATCGATCTAAGCTACGAAAATTAGGAAGTActatggaatttaatttacgtGTACAGGAGTTTATACAATTAGTGAGAGCAGACAGGAGACTTGATGCTGTTAAGCATGCTAGAAAATGTTTTGCTAATTATGATGATTTTCAAGAGTTACACGAGATTCAGTGTTGCATGGGTCAATTGGCATTTCCAGCTAATACATCTCTTAGTCCATATAAAGATCTGTTAGATGAGAAAAG ATGGGACAGATTGATTGAACAATTCAGACACGAAAATTATAGACTCTTCCAATTAGCAAGCCAGAGTGTCTTTACAGTAGCCTTGCAAGCTGGTTTATCAGCATTGAAAACACATCAATGTTATAGTGCAAATAAAGAAGGCAGAAATCCGAATTGTCCAGTGTGCAACGAACCTCTTAATGAATTAGCTGCCTCATTGCCTTTTGCTCATTGTTCACAGTCCAAACTTGTTTGCAGTATTAGTGGCAAACCATTAAATGAGTATAACCATCCAATGATGATGCCGAACGGATATGTATATGGAGAACAA GCATTGGAAAAGATGGCTCAAGAAAACAATGGTACTGTGATTTGTCCGAAAACCAAAGAAGTGTTTCCATATAAGAAGATagaaaaaatttatgttatgtAA